The following proteins are co-located in the Gemmatimonadota bacterium genome:
- a CDS encoding carboxypeptidase-like regulatory domain-containing protein, whose amino-acid sequence MPEPAQTLSRDARLRPRAVLAAVLAACAAWSGCDEKGPDAFAPVIFGFEDTGAISGTVTSGGVGIPAMVSLSGPVSDTETTDAQGGFFFSDLAAGSYMLMATADGFDCEPTTASVSAGQTAQAAIVCTAVVLDGSVVGQVTVDGQPEAGVTVTLDGG is encoded by the coding sequence ATGCCCGAGCCAGCGCAGACGTTGTCGCGTGACGCCCGCCTCCGGCCGAGGGCCGTCCTCGCAGCCGTGCTCGCGGCGTGCGCGGCGTGGAGCGGCTGCGACGAGAAGGGGCCGGACGCCTTCGCCCCCGTGATCTTCGGATTCGAGGATACCGGCGCGATCTCGGGCACGGTGACGTCCGGCGGGGTCGGAATCCCGGCGATGGTCTCGCTCAGCGGACCCGTATCGGATACCGAGACGACCGACGCGCAGGGCGGCTTCTTTTTCTCGGACCTGGCGGCCGGTTCTTACATGCTGATGGCGACGGCGGACGGGTTCGACTGCGAGCCGACCACCGCCTCCGTCAGCGCCGGCCAGACGGCGCAGGCCGCGATCGTGTGCACGGCCGTCGTGCTCGACGGCTCCGTCGTCGGCCAGGTCACCGTGGACGGCCAACCGGAGGCGGGGGTGACGGTGACGCTGGACGGGGGG